The following coding sequences lie in one Caloenas nicobarica isolate bCalNic1 chromosome 17, bCalNic1.hap1, whole genome shotgun sequence genomic window:
- the PAFAH1B1 gene encoding platelet-activating factor acetylhydrolase IB subunit beta: protein MVLSQRQRDELNRAIADYLRSNGYEEAYSVFKKEAELDVNEELDKKYAGLLEKKWTSVIRLQKKVMELESKLNEAKEEFTSGGPLGQKRDPKEWIPRPPEKYALSGHRSPVTRVIFHPVFSVMVSASEDATIKVWDYETGDFERTLKGHTDSVQDISFDHTGKLLASCSADMTIKLWDFQGFECIRTMHGHDHNVSSVAIMPNGDHIVSASRDKTIKMWEVQTGYCVKTFTGHREWVRMVRPNQDGTLIASCSNDQTVRVWVVATKECKAELREHEHVVECISWAPESSYSTISEATGSETKKSGKPGPFLLSGSRDKTIKMWDISTGMCLMTLVGHDNWVRGVLFHSGGKFILSCADDKTLRVWDFKNKRCMKTLNAHEHFVTSLDFHKTAPYVVTGSVDQTVKVWECR from the exons ATGGTGCTGTCACAAAGACAACGAGATGAACT aaaTCGAGCAATAGCAGATTACCTTCGGTCTAATGGCTATGAAGAGGCATATTCGGTCTTTAAAAAGGAAGCTGAGTTAGATGTG AATGAAGAGTTAGATAAGAAGTATGCTggacttctggaaaaaaaatggacatCTGTTATACGATTACAAAAGAAG GTAATGGAATTAGAATCGAAGCTGAATGAAGCTAAGGAAGAATTCACATCAGGTGGACCTCTTGGTCAGAAACGAGACCCTAAAGAGTGGATTCCTCGTCCTCCAGAGAAGTACGCGTTGAGTGGACATAGGAGTCCTGTCACTCGAGTAATTTTCCATCCGGTTTTCAGTGTTATGGTCTCTGCTTCAGAGGATGCCACAATAAAG GTGTGGGATTATGAGACAGGAGACTTTGAACGAACCCTTAAGGGACACACAGACTCTGTGCAGGATATTTCCTTTGACCACACTGGCAAACTCCTGGCCTCCTGTTCTGCTGACATGACCATCAAGCTATGGGATTTCCAGGGCTTTGAGTGCATCAGAACTATGCATG GTCATGATCATAATGTTTCTTCAGTAGCCATCATGCCCAATGGAGATCATATAGTTTCTGCCTCAAGGGATAAAACTATCAAAATGTGGGAAGTCCAGACAGG TTACTGTGTGAAGACTTTCACGGGTCACAGAGAATGGGTGCGCATGGTGCGGCCTAACCAGGATGGCACCTTAATTGCCAGTTGTTCTAACGACCAGACAGTGCGTGTTTGGGTGGTAGCGACGAAGGAATGCAAAGCTGAGCTGCGGGAACACGAGCACGTGGTAGAATGCATTTCCTGGGCTCCCGAGAGCTCCTACTCCACCATATCAGAAGCTACGGGATCAGAG ACCAAGAAGAGTGGCAAGCCTGGGCCTTTTCTGCTGTCTGGATCCAGAGACAAGACCATTAAGATGTGGGACATTAGCACTGGCATGTGCCTTATGACACTT GTGGGCCATGATAACTGGGTACGTGGCGTTCTGTTCCATTCTGggggaaaatttattttgagcTGTGCTGATGACAAGACTCTACGTGTCTGGGACTTCAAGAACAAACGATGCATGAAAACCCTCAATGCGCACGAACACTTTGTTACCTCTTTGG ATTTCCACAAGACGGCACCGTATGTGGTTACTGGAAGTGTAGATCAAACAGTAAAAGTGTGGGAGTGTCGTTGA